A single Vespa crabro chromosome 21, iyVesCrab1.2, whole genome shotgun sequence DNA region contains:
- the LOC124431357 gene encoding cytochrome P450 6k1-like isoform X1 produces MFGYSIDINHFITILFLSLITLFLYVKYKLSYWNRLGVKCPPIHLIFGNFKDIIMLKNPAGVVLQNIYHFGDRDDDPYIGFYIFHKPALMIRDVRLIKQILVKDFNVFSDRMFGGKKEKDSVGLINLLGINQPKWKYLRTKITPTLTGQKLKKMIPLILECSNPMLEYIDNKLPNADDWKEFELKILSSKYTTDVISSLAFGITTNSFNENDTAFWEAGQKILSGAKRGIILIILFYLPEIMAFIEPFSKRPAEFFRRVFWDSMNTREKIGYKREDLIDSLLTLKNGEQMSNFKFEGDNLLAQAVAFYIAGFEASSTAITFALYELASHPEYEKRLYNEIKSIIKNDEITIEALNEMNFLDAVLEETLRLYPPLPVIDRNTLRDYKLPGTDLTIKKDTPVYISLNGINTDSKYFSNPIQFNPLREKDEKYNSTGCLAFGIGPRSCVGQRLGILITKIAVVTLVMHYKMSLNHNKKNVFSPLTVFTNAASGVHVHLKRRTNKDS; encoded by the exons ATGTTTGGATATTCGATTGACATAAATCATTTCATtaccatattatttttatcattaattacacTATTTTTgtacgtaaaatataaattatcatattgGAATAGACTCGGAGTGAAATGTCCACCGATTCATTTGATATTTGGTAACTTCAAGGACATTATAATGCTTAAAAATCCAGCAGGAGTGGTACtccaaaatatatatcattttggcGATCGTGACGACGATCCATACATCGGTTTCTATATTTTCCATAAACCAGCTCTGATGATTAGAGATGTTAGgctaataaaacaaattctgGTGAAGGATTTTAACGTGTTTTCCGATCGAATGTtcggaggaaagaaagaaaaggattcgGTTGGTTTAATTAATCTTCTTGGCATCAATCAACCAAAATGGAAATACCTGAGAACTAAGATAACACCTACTTTAACGGGACAGAAGTTGAAGAAAATGATTCCATTGATATTAGAATGTAGTAATCCAATGTTGGAATATATCGACAATAAACTACCGAATGCTGATGATTGGAAAGAGTTCGAGTTGAAAATTTTAAGTTCGAAATATACTACAGATGTTATCTCATCGTTGGCTTTCGGTATAACGACTAATTCATTCAACGAAAATGATACTGCATTTTGGGAAGCAG GACAGAAGATATTGTCTGGAGCAAAGCGtggtattatccttataatacTTTTCTACTTACCAGAAATTATGGCTTTTATTGAACCATTCAGCAAAAGGCCAGCTGAATTCTTTCGTCGTGTATTTTGGGACTCTATGAACACTCGTGAAAAAATTGGTTATAAGAGAGAAGATCTGATAGATTCTTTATTAACTTTGAAGAATGGAGAACAGATGTCTAACTTTA aGTTCGAAGGTGATAATCTATTGGCCCAAGCAGTTGCTTTCTACATTGCCGGCTTTGAAGCATCTTCGACGGCTATTACATTTGCTCTTTACGAGTTAGCCTCTCATCCAGAATACGAAAAACGTTTGTATAATGAGATAAAAagtatcattaaaaatgaCGAAATTACGATAGAGGCCTTAAACGAGATGAACTTCTTGGATGCTGTATTGGAAGAAACTTTGAGACTTTATCCTCCTTTGCCAGTAATTGATAGGAATACCTTGAGAGATTATaag CTGCCTGGGACGGACTTgacaataaagaaagatacacCTGTTTATATCTCTCTTAATGGCATAAACACAGACAGCAAGTACTTTTCTAATCCAATTCAGTTCAATcctttgagagagaaagacgaaaaatACAATTCTACTGGTTGTCTTGCTTTTGGTATTGGGCCAAGATCATGCGTTG GTCAGAGACTaggaattttaataacaaagatagCAGTGGTCACATTGGTCATGCATTATAAAATGTCTCTCAAccataataagaaaaatgtatttagtCCCTTAACTGTATTCACGAATGCGGCGAGTGGAGTACACGTGCATTTAAAAAGACGTACGAATAAAGATAGTTAA
- the LOC124431356 gene encoding FYVE, RhoGEF and PH domain-containing protein 4-like produces the protein MQRGQLRDISSWMTRLFPEPSERMEAFKMFGSKTSCPTSTFYTDLEITESKDVVTEEYEEEQCSKTSRSLKQQSGTNEDGNSQDLDIQTNTEDHQYSRHSFHRIASFGGFPRFQPFVMSASSPAACIDIDRNEETSKETSYVAMSHSVLEYRSSRYAASERNSHQYTLDSYAISESESEEESEETRSSETESIIAVDQTDESTSEPKLRVQRSSPDSKRKKARRVAEELLATEKKYVNILHLIDQVFQFRVDQENRAHPMFPPETVQHMFSNIKSIYKFHNDFLLPQLEERMQCWDSNPRIGDIMKNFAPFLKMYTEYVKNFDYAMNLINTLQSKVARFAAIINDIQKLDECAKLSLPHHMLSPIQRLPRYELLLKDYLKNLTEENSDYEDTKKALELVSTAANHTNEAMKKIDKFKKLLEIQESIYDATDLVSATRELIKEGRIVKISARSGDHQDRHLFLFSDLLLLCSLRLIPGPPYRLRAKFLVEDLQVVEGDNLETANTFYIRDENKSVELYTHSAAEKASWLDALFQTMQEIMRRKASLKTGNAKTSLVKADDVTRCMVCEVIFSVMKRKHNCRACGIVVCSKCSNQKLLFEDNKNMRVCRLCHAALTQPLSKSPSSPSGPVPSLLQVSASASSVLSGYLLLKTQASKPWTRRWFALHIDFVLYSFKSETESMAMTATPMPGFMVTDGAMLTDEDPLSSKDRIRAFKMHHSRKCYYLQASSENDKEKWMHALQLATKAELPHLTEIEQDEHAQECQSLNDIQ, from the exons ATGCAACGAGGTCAGTTGAGAGATATTTCCTCCTGGATGACTCGTCTGTTTCCTGAACCCAGCGAGAGAATGGAGGCTTTTAAAATGTTTGGATCAAAAACAAGCTGTCCCACCAGTACATTTTATACAGATTTAGAGATAACCGAAAGCAAAGATGTAGTTACAGAAGAATACGAAGAAGAACAATGTTCTAAAACTTCACGATCATTGAAGCAACAGAGTGGAACTAACGAAGATGGAAACTCTCAAGATTTGGATATACAAACTAATACGGAAGATCATCAATATTCAAGACATTCCTTTCATAGAATTGCAAGTTTTGGAGGTTTTCCAAGGTTTCAACCATTCGTTATGTCAGCCTCTTCTCCAGCAGCATGCATTGATATCGATAGAAATGAAGAGACATCCAAAGAAACTTCCTATGTTGCAATGTCCCACAGTGTTTTAGAATATAGAAGTAGCAG GTATGCGGCATCTGAAAGAAATTCTCATCAATATACATTAGATTCATACGCTATCAGTGAATCTGAGAGCGAAGAAGAATCAGAGGAGACTAGATCTTCTGAAACAGAATCTATTATCGCTGTGGATCAAACAGATGAATCTACATCCGAGCCAAAATTACGCGTACAAAGAAGTTCTCCTGattcaaaaaggaaaaaagcacGTCGTGTAGCAGAAGAGTTATTAGcaactgaaaagaaatatgttaaCATATTACACCTCATTGATCAAGTATTTCAATTCAGAGTTGATCAAGAAAATAGAGCACATCCCATGTTTCCACCTGAAACGGTTCAACACATGTTTTCAAATATCAAGTCTATTTACAAATTTCACAATGACTTTTTATTACCTCAATTGGAAGAAAGAATGCAATGCTGGGATTCTAACCCTAGAATTGgagatattatgaaaaattttgcaccttttttaaaaatgtacacagagtatgtaaaaaattttgattacgCAATGAATCTGATAAATACATTGCAAAGCAAAGTCGCAAGATTTGCagcaataattaatgatatacaAAAATTGGATGAATGCGCTAAATTGTCACTGCCACATCACATGTTAAGTCCAATACAAAGATTACCAAGATACGAATTACTCcttaaagattatttaaaaaatctcaCTGAAGAAAATTCAGATTATGAAGACACAAAAA aaGCTTTAGAATTAGTATCTACTGCTGCTAATCATACAAACGaagcaatgaaaaaaatagataaatttaaGAAACTTTTGGAAATACAAGAAAGTATATATGACGCGACCGATCTAGTCAGTGCAACACGCGAACTTATTAAAGAAGGTCGTATCGTCAAAATTTCGGCGAGAAGTGGTGATCATCAGGATAGACATTTGTTTTTG TTTAGtgatctattgttattgtgttcaTTAAGACTGATACCTGGTCCTCCATATCGTTTACGAGCCAAATTTTTAGTCGAAGATTTACAAGTAGTTGAAGGTGATAATTTAGAAACTgcaaatactttttatattagagatgaaaataaaagcgtGGAGTTGTATACACATTCAGCGGCAGAGAAAGCTTCGTGGTTAGATGCATTATTTCAAACTATGCAGGaaataatgagaagaaaagcTAGTTTGAAAACTGGTAATGCTAAAACATCTTTAGTTAAAGCTGACGATGTGACTAGATGTATGGTTTGCGAAGTAATTTTTTCAGTCATGAAAAGGAAACACAATTGTAGAGCATGTGGAATT gTTGTTTGTAGTAAATGTTCAAatcaaaagttattatttgaagacaataagaatatgagAGTATGTAGATTATGTCACGCTGCTCTAACTCAACCTCTTAGCAAATCTCCGTCGTCTCCGTCAGGACCAGTGCCAAGCTTGTTGCAAGTTTCAGCAAGTGCATCATCAGTATTGTCTggttatcttttattaaaaacccAAGCAAGCAAACCTTGGACCAGACGATGGTTTGCGTTGCATATCGACtttgttttatattcttttaaatcaGAAACAGAGAGTATGGCCATGACAGCAACACCTATGCCAGGTTTTATGGTAACGGACGGTGCAATGTTAACAGACGAGGATCCTTTAAGTAGCAAGGATCGTATAAGAGCATTTAAAATGCATCACTCTAGGAAATGTTATTATCTGCAAGCTTCTTCCGAAAACGACAAAGAAAA ATGGATGCATGCATTGCAATTAGCTACAAAAGCTGAACTACCTCATTTAACTGAGATTGAACAGGATGAACACGCACAAGAATGTCAATCGTTAAACGATatacaatga
- the LOC124431505 gene encoding chymotrypsin-2-like, with the protein MSFHGMKTMFHIVLVLTIFRECYSYINIVRVHGNISTYYGSNNHGIAKGKITEFTDKNISNEDTRITGGEYATERQFPFISVVHRLVGNGVISQCGGSILSKRWVLTAGHCIAKSPHKFFLVFGIIDKSGISYDENFGPGISMITTRAYLHPRYIEAINDIGLLYMPKDIPFTNSIQPISLAGYNDLYKSYEHATAIVIGWGKERATGSTTQALKYARLSVITNRECRLHWQIDQRNICTAFGSGQHACQGDSGGPLIVQTTNKQYIQIGIVSYGDANCPSNKPGVYTRVAAFSTWINFITRIRY; encoded by the exons ATGAGTTTCCACGGCATGAAAACGATGTTCCATATCGTGCTCGTTCTGACAATATTTCGGGAGTGTTACAGTTATATCAATATAGTGAGAGttcatggaaatatttcgacgtaTTACGGAAGTAATAATCATGGAATTGCGAAAGGAAAAATCACGGAGTTTacggataaaaatatttcaaacgaag ATACAAGAATAACAGGCGGAGAATACGCAACCGAAAGACAATTTCCTTTCATCAGTGTCGTACACCGACTCGTTGGTAATGGAGTGATCTCTCAATGTGGCGGAAGTATCCTATCGAAACGATGGGTATTAACAGCAGGCCACTGTATCGCAAAGTCGCCTCACaaattttttctcgtttttggTATTATCGACAAGTCTGGTATCAGTTACGATGAAAACTTTGGTCCTGGAATTTCGATGATTACAACACGAGCGTACCTTCATCCAAGATATATAGAAGCTATCAATGACATTGGATTATTATACATGCCTAAAGATATTCCTTTTacaa acTCGATTCAACCTATTTCACTTGCTGGTTATAATGATCTATACAAGAGTTACGAACATGCAACAGCAATCGTTATCGGATGGGGTAAAGAGAGAGCCACTGGTTCCACTACTCAAGCTTTGAAATATGCTCGACTGTCGGTAATTACTAACAGAGAATGTAGATTACATTGGCAAATAGACCAGAGAAATATTTGTACAGCGTTTGGTTCTGGTCAACACGCTTGCCAA GGTGATAGTGGTGGTCCTCTTATCGTGCAAACTacgaataaacaatatattcaAATTGGGATTGTAAGTTATGGCGATGCTAATTGTCCCAGTAATAAACCTGGTGTATACACAAGAGTAGCTGCATTCAGTACGTGGATCAATTTTATCACTAgaatacgatattaa
- the LOC124431357 gene encoding cytochrome P450 6k1-like isoform X2, giving the protein MLKNPAGVVLQNIYHFGDRDDDPYIGFYIFHKPALMIRDVRLIKQILVKDFNVFSDRMFGGKKEKDSVGLINLLGINQPKWKYLRTKITPTLTGQKLKKMIPLILECSNPMLEYIDNKLPNADDWKEFELKILSSKYTTDVISSLAFGITTNSFNENDTAFWEAGQKILSGAKRGIILIILFYLPEIMAFIEPFSKRPAEFFRRVFWDSMNTREKIGYKREDLIDSLLTLKNGEQMSNFKFEGDNLLAQAVAFYIAGFEASSTAITFALYELASHPEYEKRLYNEIKSIIKNDEITIEALNEMNFLDAVLEETLRLYPPLPVIDRNTLRDYKLPGTDLTIKKDTPVYISLNGINTDSKYFSNPIQFNPLREKDEKYNSTGCLAFGIGPRSCVGQRLGILITKIAVVTLVMHYKMSLNHNKKNVFSPLTVFTNAASGVHVHLKRRTNKDS; this is encoded by the exons ATGCTTAAAAATCCAGCAGGAGTGGTACtccaaaatatatatcattttggcGATCGTGACGACGATCCATACATCGGTTTCTATATTTTCCATAAACCAGCTCTGATGATTAGAGATGTTAGgctaataaaacaaattctgGTGAAGGATTTTAACGTGTTTTCCGATCGAATGTtcggaggaaagaaagaaaaggattcgGTTGGTTTAATTAATCTTCTTGGCATCAATCAACCAAAATGGAAATACCTGAGAACTAAGATAACACCTACTTTAACGGGACAGAAGTTGAAGAAAATGATTCCATTGATATTAGAATGTAGTAATCCAATGTTGGAATATATCGACAATAAACTACCGAATGCTGATGATTGGAAAGAGTTCGAGTTGAAAATTTTAAGTTCGAAATATACTACAGATGTTATCTCATCGTTGGCTTTCGGTATAACGACTAATTCATTCAACGAAAATGATACTGCATTTTGGGAAGCAG GACAGAAGATATTGTCTGGAGCAAAGCGtggtattatccttataatacTTTTCTACTTACCAGAAATTATGGCTTTTATTGAACCATTCAGCAAAAGGCCAGCTGAATTCTTTCGTCGTGTATTTTGGGACTCTATGAACACTCGTGAAAAAATTGGTTATAAGAGAGAAGATCTGATAGATTCTTTATTAACTTTGAAGAATGGAGAACAGATGTCTAACTTTA aGTTCGAAGGTGATAATCTATTGGCCCAAGCAGTTGCTTTCTACATTGCCGGCTTTGAAGCATCTTCGACGGCTATTACATTTGCTCTTTACGAGTTAGCCTCTCATCCAGAATACGAAAAACGTTTGTATAATGAGATAAAAagtatcattaaaaatgaCGAAATTACGATAGAGGCCTTAAACGAGATGAACTTCTTGGATGCTGTATTGGAAGAAACTTTGAGACTTTATCCTCCTTTGCCAGTAATTGATAGGAATACCTTGAGAGATTATaag CTGCCTGGGACGGACTTgacaataaagaaagatacacCTGTTTATATCTCTCTTAATGGCATAAACACAGACAGCAAGTACTTTTCTAATCCAATTCAGTTCAATcctttgagagagaaagacgaaaaatACAATTCTACTGGTTGTCTTGCTTTTGGTATTGGGCCAAGATCATGCGTTG GTCAGAGACTaggaattttaataacaaagatagCAGTGGTCACATTGGTCATGCATTATAAAATGTCTCTCAAccataataagaaaaatgtatttagtCCCTTAACTGTATTCACGAATGCGGCGAGTGGAGTACACGTGCATTTAAAAAGACGTACGAATAAAGATAGTTAA
- the LOC124431357 gene encoding cytochrome P450 6k1-like isoform X3: MFGYSIDINHFITILFLSLITLFLYVKYKLSYWNRLGVKCPPIHLIFGNFKDIIMLKNPAGVVLQNIYHFGDRDDDPYIGFYIFHKPALMIRDVRLIKQILVKDFNVFSDRMFGGKKEKDSVGLINLLGINQPKWKYLRTKITPTLTGQKLKKMIPLILECSNPMLEYIDNKLPNADDWKEFELKILSSKYTTDVISSLAFGITTNSFNENDTAFWEAEFEGDNLLAQAVAFYIAGFEASSTAITFALYELASHPEYEKRLYNEIKSIIKNDEITIEALNEMNFLDAVLEETLRLYPPLPVIDRNTLRDYKLPGTDLTIKKDTPVYISLNGINTDSKYFSNPIQFNPLREKDEKYNSTGCLAFGIGPRSCVGQRLGILITKIAVVTLVMHYKMSLNHNKKNVFSPLTVFTNAASGVHVHLKRRTNKDS; the protein is encoded by the exons ATGTTTGGATATTCGATTGACATAAATCATTTCATtaccatattatttttatcattaattacacTATTTTTgtacgtaaaatataaattatcatattgGAATAGACTCGGAGTGAAATGTCCACCGATTCATTTGATATTTGGTAACTTCAAGGACATTATAATGCTTAAAAATCCAGCAGGAGTGGTACtccaaaatatatatcattttggcGATCGTGACGACGATCCATACATCGGTTTCTATATTTTCCATAAACCAGCTCTGATGATTAGAGATGTTAGgctaataaaacaaattctgGTGAAGGATTTTAACGTGTTTTCCGATCGAATGTtcggaggaaagaaagaaaaggattcgGTTGGTTTAATTAATCTTCTTGGCATCAATCAACCAAAATGGAAATACCTGAGAACTAAGATAACACCTACTTTAACGGGACAGAAGTTGAAGAAAATGATTCCATTGATATTAGAATGTAGTAATCCAATGTTGGAATATATCGACAATAAACTACCGAATGCTGATGATTGGAAAGAGTTCGAGTTGAAAATTTTAAGTTCGAAATATACTACAGATGTTATCTCATCGTTGGCTTTCGGTATAACGACTAATTCATTCAACGAAAATGATACTGCATTTTGGGAAGCAG aGTTCGAAGGTGATAATCTATTGGCCCAAGCAGTTGCTTTCTACATTGCCGGCTTTGAAGCATCTTCGACGGCTATTACATTTGCTCTTTACGAGTTAGCCTCTCATCCAGAATACGAAAAACGTTTGTATAATGAGATAAAAagtatcattaaaaatgaCGAAATTACGATAGAGGCCTTAAACGAGATGAACTTCTTGGATGCTGTATTGGAAGAAACTTTGAGACTTTATCCTCCTTTGCCAGTAATTGATAGGAATACCTTGAGAGATTATaag CTGCCTGGGACGGACTTgacaataaagaaagatacacCTGTTTATATCTCTCTTAATGGCATAAACACAGACAGCAAGTACTTTTCTAATCCAATTCAGTTCAATcctttgagagagaaagacgaaaaatACAATTCTACTGGTTGTCTTGCTTTTGGTATTGGGCCAAGATCATGCGTTG GTCAGAGACTaggaattttaataacaaagatagCAGTGGTCACATTGGTCATGCATTATAAAATGTCTCTCAAccataataagaaaaatgtatttagtCCCTTAACTGTATTCACGAATGCGGCGAGTGGAGTACACGTGCATTTAAAAAGACGTACGAATAAAGATAGTTAA
- the LOC124431357 gene encoding cytochrome P450 6k1-like isoform X4, producing MKQSHVNIRKRLFLQGQKILSGAKRGIILIILFYLPEIMAFIEPFSKRPAEFFRRVFWDSMNTREKIGYKREDLIDSLLTLKNGEQMSNFKFEGDNLLAQAVAFYIAGFEASSTAITFALYELASHPEYEKRLYNEIKSIIKNDEITIEALNEMNFLDAVLEETLRLYPPLPVIDRNTLRDYKLPGTDLTIKKDTPVYISLNGINTDSKYFSNPIQFNPLREKDEKYNSTGCLAFGIGPRSCVGQRLGILITKIAVVTLVMHYKMSLNHNKKNVFSPLTVFTNAASGVHVHLKRRTNKDS from the exons ATGAAACAAAGTCATGTAAACATTCGAAaacgtttatttttacaag GACAGAAGATATTGTCTGGAGCAAAGCGtggtattatccttataatacTTTTCTACTTACCAGAAATTATGGCTTTTATTGAACCATTCAGCAAAAGGCCAGCTGAATTCTTTCGTCGTGTATTTTGGGACTCTATGAACACTCGTGAAAAAATTGGTTATAAGAGAGAAGATCTGATAGATTCTTTATTAACTTTGAAGAATGGAGAACAGATGTCTAACTTTA aGTTCGAAGGTGATAATCTATTGGCCCAAGCAGTTGCTTTCTACATTGCCGGCTTTGAAGCATCTTCGACGGCTATTACATTTGCTCTTTACGAGTTAGCCTCTCATCCAGAATACGAAAAACGTTTGTATAATGAGATAAAAagtatcattaaaaatgaCGAAATTACGATAGAGGCCTTAAACGAGATGAACTTCTTGGATGCTGTATTGGAAGAAACTTTGAGACTTTATCCTCCTTTGCCAGTAATTGATAGGAATACCTTGAGAGATTATaag CTGCCTGGGACGGACTTgacaataaagaaagatacacCTGTTTATATCTCTCTTAATGGCATAAACACAGACAGCAAGTACTTTTCTAATCCAATTCAGTTCAATcctttgagagagaaagacgaaaaatACAATTCTACTGGTTGTCTTGCTTTTGGTATTGGGCCAAGATCATGCGTTG GTCAGAGACTaggaattttaataacaaagatagCAGTGGTCACATTGGTCATGCATTATAAAATGTCTCTCAAccataataagaaaaatgtatttagtCCCTTAACTGTATTCACGAATGCGGCGAGTGGAGTACACGTGCATTTAAAAAGACGTACGAATAAAGATAGTTAA